The Zerene cesonia ecotype Mississippi chromosome 14, Zerene_cesonia_1.1, whole genome shotgun sequence genome window below encodes:
- the LOC119832031 gene encoding NADH dehydrogenase [ubiquinone] iron-sulfur protein 4, mitochondrial encodes MLKAITTATRLSKTSITRSLPALSIGSSRYASDQNPMNRKEAPKIDTETVIALPEEAREKKVYESSICVPTKVDLTPITGVPEEHVRTRRVRIYQPPKNAMQSGTNNIHHWEMEFDTRQRWENPLMGWTSSGDPLSNMKIQFTSPDEAIEHCEKNGWMWYIDVPKIEKQFRPKSYGVNFSWNRRTRVSTK; translated from the exons ATGCTTAAGGCCATTACCACGGCAACGAGGTTGTCTAAAACCTCTATTACAAG AAGTCTTCCTGCTTTATCCATTGGATCATCACGTTATGCCTCGGATCAAAATCCAATGAACAGGAAAGAGGCCCCAAAGATCGATACCGAAACTGTAATTGCGCTACCGGAAGAAGCAAGGGAGAAAAAGGTCTATGAATCTAGCATTTGCGTCCCAACCAAG GTTGACCTAACACCAATAACAGGTGTCCCAGAAGAACATGTCAGAACGCGTAGAGTTCGCATTTACCAGCCCCCAAAGAATGCCATGCAGAGTGGTACAAACAACATCCACCACTGGGAAATGGAGTTTGACACTAGACAGCGCTGGGAAAACCCTCTGATGGGATGGACATCGTCTGGTGATCCACTATCCAACATGAAAATTCAGTTCACCTCCCCCGATGAAGCTATTGAGCATTGCGAAAAGAATGGCTGGATGTGGTACATAGATGTTCCAAAAATTGAGAAGCAGTTCAGGCCTAAGAGCTATGGGGTTAATTTCTCATGGAATCGCCGCACAAGGGTATCTACCAAATAG